A DNA window from Paenibacillus andongensis contains the following coding sequences:
- a CDS encoding MATE family efflux transporter, whose protein sequence is MESIASWKKLGLFAVTWPIFVDSVLRMMLGTADVFMLSLISDQVTGAVGLANEIIVFCILMFGFVGIGTSVAVAQNLGAGRAKEASRISALAITINLIFGILISILLVTFGESLMRLMNLAPEQVEIAKKYLNIIGAFIWIEALSYAISSVLRSNGQTRDVMFVTLGVNLIHVAGNSLLIFGNLGFPEWGVTGAAVSTVVSRLIGLIVLIVILYRRIPVPIRLKHYVTFDSRIVKQIMSIGIPSAGEHLSWQSQHMMIVSFINIIGQAALSTHIYMMNITNYFMALAMAIGMGTEIIVGHMVGAGAFKAAYHKLIRSLRISLLVTFVVVGIASIFRKDLMGLFTDNPEIIAMGSSILILSVLLEPGRTFNLVVINSLRAAGDARFPVFMGILSMWGIAVPLAYWFGIVMKMGLLGVWVAFAVDEWVRGLLMYLRWKSRVWQSKALVKPTVGTIAK, encoded by the coding sequence ATGGAATCAATAGCATCTTGGAAAAAGCTTGGTCTATTCGCGGTCACATGGCCGATATTCGTTGATTCCGTCCTGCGGATGATGCTGGGAACGGCTGATGTATTTATGCTCAGTCTGATCTCAGATCAAGTGACAGGAGCAGTCGGCTTAGCGAACGAAATCATCGTTTTCTGCATTCTAATGTTTGGCTTCGTCGGGATTGGAACAAGTGTAGCAGTCGCACAAAATCTTGGTGCTGGCAGGGCGAAAGAAGCTAGCCGCATTTCAGCTCTCGCGATTACGATAAATTTGATCTTTGGAATTTTGATTAGCATTTTGTTGGTTACCTTTGGTGAATCACTGATGCGGTTAATGAATTTGGCGCCGGAGCAGGTAGAGATCGCTAAAAAGTATTTAAATATCATTGGCGCTTTTATATGGATTGAGGCGTTGTCCTATGCGATCTCATCTGTACTTCGTTCCAATGGTCAGACTAGAGACGTTATGTTTGTTACGTTGGGTGTGAATCTGATCCATGTAGCCGGTAACAGCCTTCTTATCTTTGGAAACCTTGGTTTTCCCGAGTGGGGAGTAACTGGGGCTGCTGTATCCACGGTGGTAAGCCGTCTTATTGGCCTTATCGTTCTGATTGTCATCTTGTATCGCCGTATTCCGGTACCGATTCGTTTGAAGCATTATGTCACCTTCGATAGCCGTATTGTGAAGCAAATCATGAGCATTGGCATTCCGTCAGCTGGCGAGCATCTGTCATGGCAGTCTCAGCATATGATGATCGTCAGTTTTATAAATATTATTGGTCAAGCGGCTTTGAGTACGCATATCTACATGATGAATATAACCAACTATTTCATGGCGCTAGCTATGGCAATAGGAATGGGGACGGAAATCATTGTCGGTCATATGGTGGGTGCTGGGGCTTTCAAGGCAGCCTATCATAAGTTAATTCGAAGCTTGCGAATTAGTCTTCTTGTGACCTTTGTGGTTGTGGGAATTGCTTCTATTTTCCGCAAGGATCTGATGGGACTATTCACCGACAATCCGGAAATTATTGCGATGGGTTCTAGTATTTTAATACTCTCCGTTCTCTTAGAGCCTGGCCGGACCTTCAATCTCGTTGTTATTAACTCCCTTCGTGCTGCTGGAGATGCGAGATTTCCCGTATTCATGGGGATTCTATCCATGTGGGGGATCGCAGTGCCGCTTGCATATTGGTTTGGCATTGTGATGAAAATGGGACTGCTTGGTGTGTGGGTCGCATTTGCGGTAGATGAGTGGGTGAGAGGGCTGCTCATGTATCTACGGTGGAAGAGCCGAGTATGGCAAAGTAAGGCCCTTGTGAAGCCAACTGTAGGAACAATCGCTAAGTAA
- a CDS encoding MerR family transcriptional regulator: MEYTVQHLGKLAGVSTRTLRYYDEIELLKPARINSSGYRIYGPAEVDRLQQILFYRELGVSLDSIKEIVTAPSFHGATALKEHHQQLLDKRKQLDVLIANVEKTIAFTEGRMTMTDTEKFEGFKQKMIDDNEEKYGKEIREKYGDDTVDKSNQKIKNMTQEQHDEVTRLANEVMAALAEAFKTGDPASDLAQAAAGLHKTWLSYHWNEYSKEAHAGLAQMYVDDERFKAYYDEKQPGTAEFLRDAIHIYTGVKK, from the coding sequence ATGGAATACACCGTGCAGCATCTGGGTAAATTGGCTGGGGTCAGTACCAGGACGCTTCGATATTATGATGAGATTGAACTTCTTAAGCCGGCAAGAATCAATTCGTCAGGATATCGAATCTATGGTCCAGCAGAAGTGGATAGATTACAGCAAATCCTGTTCTACAGAGAACTAGGAGTCAGTCTGGACAGTATAAAAGAAATTGTCACAGCCCCTTCCTTCCATGGAGCCACTGCCCTGAAAGAACACCATCAACAACTCCTCGACAAAAGAAAACAATTAGATGTACTGATTGCAAATGTTGAAAAAACAATTGCTTTTACGGAAGGGAGAATGACCATGACAGATACTGAGAAATTTGAGGGCTTCAAACAAAAGATGATTGATGATAACGAGGAAAAGTACGGGAAAGAAATACGCGAGAAGTATGGCGATGATACCGTAGATAAGTCCAACCAAAAAATAAAAAATATGACACAAGAGCAGCATGACGAAGTAACTCGATTGGCGAATGAAGTCATGGCTGCATTGGCGGAAGCTTTCAAAACCGGGGACCCTGCCAGCGATCTGGCTCAAGCAGCCGCGGGCTTGCATAAGACGTGGTTAAGCTATCACTGGAATGAATACAGTAAAGAAGCGCATGCTGGTTTAGCCCAAATGTATGTGGATGACGAAAGGTTTAAGGCTTACTATGATGAAAAGCAGCCCGGTACGGCTGAGTTTCTAAGAGATGCCATTCATATCTACACTGGTGTGAAGAAGTAA
- a CDS encoding sugar phosphate isomerase/epimerase family protein, which translates to MKKGINIWSFPDSMKVEQCIAVAKKAGFDGIELALNETGELSLESKESGIKEYRKIAEDQGIALSSLASGLYWTYSLTSGHAQTRQKAKDIVKKQLENAAILGVDTILVVPGAVGVDFIPDSEVVPYDQAYDFALEAFNELSDVAQSLKVSIGIENVWNKFLLSPLEMRDFIDKINSPYVGAYFDVGNVLFAGYPEHWISILNKRIKKVHFKDYRRAAGGLHGFVDLLAGDVNYPEVMKALQAIGYDDYVIAEMIPGYTHHGEQIIYNTSGAMDAILGRK; encoded by the coding sequence ATGAAAAAAGGGATCAATATTTGGTCATTTCCAGACTCCATGAAGGTAGAACAATGTATAGCTGTTGCCAAGAAAGCCGGATTCGACGGCATTGAGTTGGCTTTAAACGAGACTGGCGAATTAAGCTTGGAAAGTAAAGAAAGCGGAATCAAAGAATACCGTAAGATTGCAGAAGATCAGGGCATTGCGCTTTCGAGCTTAGCCAGTGGATTATACTGGACATATTCTTTAACAAGTGGACATGCACAAACGCGTCAGAAAGCGAAAGATATCGTCAAGAAACAATTGGAGAACGCTGCTATTCTAGGTGTTGATACGATATTGGTTGTGCCAGGTGCTGTTGGTGTTGATTTCATTCCGGATTCTGAAGTGGTTCCATATGATCAAGCCTATGACTTCGCCTTGGAAGCGTTTAATGAGCTTTCCGATGTTGCCCAATCATTGAAGGTTTCCATTGGTATAGAAAACGTATGGAACAAATTTCTGCTATCCCCGCTTGAAATGAGAGACTTTATTGATAAAATCAATTCGCCATATGTGGGCGCTTACTTTGATGTTGGGAATGTTTTATTTGCCGGTTATCCGGAGCATTGGATTTCCATTTTAAATAAACGTATCAAAAAAGTGCATTTCAAAGATTATCGCCGCGCCGCAGGAGGCCTGCATGGTTTTGTTGATCTTCTAGCCGGTGATGTGAATTATCCAGAAGTTATGAAAGCCCTTCAAGCCATCGGGTACGACGATTATGTCATTGCCGAAATGATTCCAGGTTATACGCATCATGGCGAACAGATTATTTACAATACATCGGGTGCTATGGATGCCATCTTAGGGAGGAAGTAA
- a CDS encoding AraC family transcriptional regulator, producing the protein MDFPSIQLQESLTIQTLFSFHYFEYAKGFVFDGEQHDFWEILYVDKGEVEVRADDHIHTLHQGNMIFHKPEEFHTVSVKHEHTPPNLIVICFECTSPAMAIFEKKILSLGDRERNILSLIIQEGFQAFLPPFDKPTVHHLERNPHAPFASEQMIKSYLEVLLITLIRNQEQASTPDSMKYKQSSLQKEKAEQRIVQQIMDYLKANLSQSFTQDHLCQTFHLGKSRLKELFQSQMQTGVLEAFKSLKIEQAKTYIRDGRYNFTEIAAMLGYASIHYFSRDFKKTVGMPPSDYAKSVKARL; encoded by the coding sequence ATGGATTTCCCAAGTATACAACTACAGGAATCACTTACCATTCAAACCCTCTTTTCTTTTCATTATTTCGAGTATGCAAAGGGATTTGTATTTGACGGAGAACAGCATGACTTCTGGGAGATTCTTTACGTGGACAAAGGGGAAGTTGAAGTTCGAGCCGATGATCACATTCATACCCTTCATCAAGGAAATATGATCTTTCACAAACCCGAGGAATTCCATACGGTTAGCGTGAAACACGAACATACACCGCCAAACCTTATCGTCATCTGCTTCGAATGCACGTCACCAGCCATGGCTATTTTCGAGAAAAAGATTCTGTCTTTAGGAGACCGGGAAAGAAATATCCTATCCCTGATTATCCAAGAAGGGTTTCAGGCGTTCCTGCCCCCATTTGATAAACCAACCGTTCATCATTTGGAAAGAAATCCGCATGCCCCTTTTGCCAGCGAACAAATGATCAAATCCTATTTAGAGGTTTTGTTAATCACACTCATTCGGAATCAAGAGCAAGCTTCTACGCCAGATTCGATGAAATACAAACAATCGTCCCTTCAAAAAGAAAAAGCCGAACAACGAATTGTTCAGCAAATAATGGACTATTTGAAAGCCAATCTTTCTCAATCCTTCACGCAAGACCATTTATGCCAAACGTTTCACTTGGGCAAAAGTCGATTGAAGGAACTTTTCCAATCCCAGATGCAAACAGGCGTCTTGGAAGCTTTCAAGTCCCTCAAAATTGAACAAGCCAAAACCTATATTAGGGATGGCCGTTATAACTTCACAGAGATTGCAGCTATGTTGGGATACGCCAGCATTCACTATTTTTCAAGAGATTTCAAGAAAACCGTTGGCATGCCGCCATCCGACTATGCAAAGTCCGTTAAAGCTCGTCTTTAG
- a CDS encoding ATP-dependent DNA ligase, with the protein MIVSIGKEAFDDENYLFEPKWDGWRILIHKQGNRIEAFTRNGMLISSKFPELKEAAAAIKAHTAIFDCEGIVLRDGRPVFDDFSYRGRLSISAKINRAVNTHPVTFVVFDVLYTNRDHLDESLMQRKQRLGDIIDATSVIMPTMFIDGQGKALFELMKERNMEGIVAKRKDSKYQLDTKSNDWLKVKYFKSIDVVILGYRSNPFGLVIGLNFRTVKNKAVGVVEFGFQSEDKQMFLLLAKQLNTFVEEKTQWIEPRLCCRIDYLERTDTHQLRTTVFRGFLPDKKPEECKWES; encoded by the coding sequence ATGATTGTCAGTATCGGTAAAGAAGCATTTGATGACGAGAATTATTTATTTGAACCCAAATGGGACGGATGGCGAATCCTTATACACAAGCAGGGCAATCGCATTGAAGCTTTTACACGAAACGGTATGTTGATTTCCAGCAAATTTCCCGAATTAAAGGAAGCAGCAGCGGCAATCAAGGCTCATACAGCGATTTTTGACTGTGAGGGAATTGTTTTACGTGATGGCAGACCGGTCTTTGATGATTTTTCTTATCGGGGTCGGTTGAGTATTTCCGCAAAGATTAATCGCGCTGTAAACACTCATCCTGTTACTTTTGTTGTTTTCGATGTCCTTTACACAAATAGGGATCACTTGGATGAATCGTTGATGCAGCGAAAACAGCGGCTAGGCGACATCATCGATGCTACATCTGTTATCATGCCTACTATGTTCATAGATGGACAAGGTAAGGCGCTATTTGAGTTAATGAAAGAACGGAATATGGAAGGCATTGTAGCGAAGCGGAAAGATTCCAAATATCAACTGGATACCAAGAGTAACGACTGGCTGAAAGTGAAATATTTTAAATCGATTGATGTAGTTATTTTGGGGTATAGATCAAATCCGTTTGGCTTAGTAATCGGCTTGAATTTCAGAACGGTGAAGAATAAGGCGGTTGGTGTGGTTGAGTTTGGCTTTCAATCCGAAGATAAGCAAATGTTCTTACTGTTAGCTAAGCAATTGAACACGTTCGTGGAAGAGAAAACGCAGTGGATTGAACCACGCTTGTGCTGCAGGATTGACTATTTGGAGCGAACCGACACGCATCAATTAAGGACTACGGTGTTTCGTGGTTTTTTGCCGGATAAGAAGCCTGAGGAATGTAAATGGGAATCGTAA
- a CDS encoding Gfo/Idh/MocA family protein, with the protein MLRIGLIGLGFMGRTHLENYVRLESEGVPIQVVALCDIDNEKLEGRAAAGNIDTGSSGIDFGRYNKYTSVTEMLEKEQLDYVDIALPTYLHRDIAVQCLNHGLHVMCEKPMALNAAECKDMIQAAEANGKQLMIGQCLRFWPAYVYLKQVVEEKTYGQALGGYFYRGGATPTWGPWLTQKEKSGGALLDMHVHDIDMVHWLFGKPESVSCLARNVVPGSGYDVVSANYLYEDGKVINAQADWTLEGDYGFDMQFRVNFEKGNVVFKGDSLQVNVNEGKGFSPELSSEMGYYNELKYFIETLLSGESITTATPSSTMGSIEIAEAEIESADNRGAWVKMK; encoded by the coding sequence ATGCTAAGAATCGGATTAATTGGGTTAGGTTTTATGGGCAGGACTCATCTGGAGAATTACGTTCGTCTGGAGTCAGAAGGAGTTCCCATTCAAGTTGTGGCTTTGTGCGATATTGACAATGAAAAGCTTGAAGGCCGCGCGGCTGCAGGCAACATCGATACGGGTTCATCCGGAATTGACTTCGGTCGCTACAATAAATATACAAGTGTGACGGAAATGCTCGAGAAGGAACAGCTTGACTACGTGGATATTGCACTACCTACGTATCTACACAGAGACATAGCGGTTCAATGTTTGAATCATGGTCTTCATGTTATGTGTGAAAAACCGATGGCGCTGAATGCTGCGGAATGTAAAGATATGATTCAAGCAGCCGAAGCGAATGGAAAGCAGTTGATGATCGGTCAATGTTTGAGATTCTGGCCGGCTTATGTATACCTGAAGCAGGTCGTTGAAGAGAAAACATATGGGCAAGCACTTGGCGGTTACTTCTACCGCGGGGGAGCAACTCCGACTTGGGGACCATGGCTTACACAGAAGGAGAAAAGCGGCGGAGCACTCTTAGATATGCACGTTCATGATATTGATATGGTTCATTGGTTGTTCGGTAAGCCTGAATCCGTATCCTGTTTGGCACGAAATGTCGTTCCCGGCAGCGGATATGATGTGGTTTCTGCCAACTATCTGTATGAAGATGGCAAAGTCATCAATGCTCAAGCAGATTGGACGCTTGAAGGAGACTATGGCTTCGATATGCAGTTCCGAGTTAATTTTGAAAAAGGCAATGTTGTTTTCAAAGGTGATTCCTTACAAGTAAATGTAAATGAAGGAAAAGGATTCAGTCCTGAACTTTCCTCGGAAATGGGCTACTATAACGAACTTAAATATTTTATTGAGACATTACTTTCAGGTGAGAGTATTACCACAGCGACTCCATCCAGTACGATGGGAAGCATTGAAATTGCTGAGGCTGAAATCGAATCTGCGGACAACCGCGGTGCGTGGGTTAAGATGAAATAG
- a CDS encoding threonine aldolase family protein has protein sequence MSKHNSLLEAFNQSIYPVGGHSKRNIQILKEVLNDIDGNLDSDTYGSGKLIDNFQEEMATFLGKETAVFFPSGTMAQQIALRIWCDRKGIKKVAYHPLSHLEIHEEDGLKELHHIETILLGDKDRLIRLEDVLQMQDDIACLLIELPQREIGGQLPDYEELVAICSYCREKGIRLHLDGARLYEILPYYQKTAEEICELFDSVYISFYKGIGGIAGAILAGDEAFTKESKVWKRRHGGDLISLYPYILSASHYFKQRLPKMNQYYEEAKVLAGHYNQCHGVATKPLEPVTNMFHVHVDLPKEKFEPILVAMYEDSGIGLTHYIRESSETTCCYEVTIGDRFANIPKDELKKAFQLLDAKMREATGVSG, from the coding sequence ATGAGCAAGCATAATTCCTTACTAGAAGCGTTTAATCAAAGTATTTATCCAGTAGGTGGCCATAGTAAAAGAAACATTCAGATTTTGAAAGAGGTATTGAACGATATCGATGGGAATCTGGACAGTGATACTTATGGTTCGGGAAAACTTATCGACAATTTTCAAGAAGAAATGGCGACGTTCTTGGGTAAAGAAACTGCTGTCTTTTTCCCTAGCGGAACCATGGCTCAGCAAATTGCCTTAAGAATCTGGTGTGACAGGAAGGGCATTAAGAAAGTAGCTTATCATCCTTTGAGTCATCTGGAAATTCATGAAGAAGACGGGTTAAAAGAATTACACCACATTGAAACTATTTTGCTTGGGGATAAGGACAGACTAATCCGACTGGAAGATGTTCTCCAAATGCAAGACGATATAGCTTGTTTATTAATAGAATTACCACAACGTGAAATTGGCGGGCAGTTGCCGGACTACGAGGAGCTTGTTGCCATATGTTCGTATTGCCGTGAAAAAGGGATTAGACTGCATCTGGACGGAGCCAGACTGTACGAGATTCTACCTTATTATCAAAAGACAGCTGAAGAAATTTGTGAGCTTTTTGATAGTGTGTATATCTCTTTTTACAAAGGAATTGGCGGGATCGCAGGAGCTATCCTAGCAGGGGACGAAGCTTTTACAAAAGAGTCCAAAGTATGGAAAAGACGACATGGAGGCGATTTAATCAGCCTTTATCCGTATATCCTAAGTGCCAGCCATTATTTCAAACAGAGATTGCCTAAAATGAATCAGTATTATGAAGAAGCCAAAGTGCTTGCTGGCCACTATAATCAATGCCATGGTGTTGCGACAAAACCGTTAGAACCTGTGACTAACATGTTTCATGTACATGTTGATCTGCCGAAAGAAAAGTTTGAACCTATATTAGTAGCCATGTATGAGGATTCGGGTATTGGCTTAACCCACTATATAAGAGAGAGCAGCGAGACAACTTGTTGTTATGAAGTAACTATCGGTGATCGCTTTGCGAATATACCTAAAGATGAGCTTAAGAAAGCATTCCAGTTATTGGATGCGAAAATGAGAGAGGCAACCGGTGTGAGCGGCTGA
- a CDS encoding efflux RND transporter periplasmic adaptor subunit codes for MINDSSRKRKFKSRSMGVIVLLTAAAVLASACSAPGAKGAATVQLAPRAIKTDVIKKQKISNPIEQVADVAAGTTLDVVAKANGEVTEVLKKRGEYVEKGEVLFVIDNKDALSAKRKSELSVRSAQESLQQAKDNKVNNRKDLADNVTRSQTAFQNAEQEYNKVRNEYDAGIAVQHQVDQSKQALDNAKMNLDAAQSKLSAFDNSDSISSIQTQAESASLSLEDATRALENYQVKAPGNGVLTDFNVVVGQTVAAAAGKVGQVQQIDPIKIKTELTETNFLLVKGKQELIYYNPDSPDKKGTAKISYLAPIMSAATKTYTLELEVPNSDHLLQPGNRFMVQLTTETEEQVVAIPTLSIIREESDTFVFIQQGDQYQKRKVKLGRINGENQEVIEGVKDGEKLVTAGQNTLKDGQKVDSASTVPQPTTTPAAK; via the coding sequence ATGATTAACGACAGTTCGCGGAAACGAAAATTTAAATCCCGTTCGATGGGGGTGATCGTGTTATTGACCGCAGCGGCGGTCTTGGCGTCAGCCTGTTCCGCTCCAGGCGCAAAAGGGGCAGCAACGGTACAGTTAGCACCAAGGGCGATTAAAACGGATGTCATAAAGAAGCAGAAAATTAGCAATCCGATCGAACAGGTTGCTGATGTAGCGGCAGGAACAACGCTTGATGTTGTAGCGAAAGCCAATGGGGAAGTAACGGAAGTATTGAAAAAACGTGGCGAGTATGTTGAGAAGGGTGAAGTTCTCTTCGTTATTGATAATAAAGATGCCTTATCTGCCAAAAGGAAAAGTGAGCTTTCTGTAAGAAGTGCCCAAGAATCCTTGCAGCAAGCAAAGGATAATAAAGTTAATAACCGCAAAGATCTGGCGGACAATGTAACTAGATCGCAAACGGCATTCCAGAATGCTGAGCAAGAATACAACAAAGTTCGTAATGAATACGACGCAGGTATTGCCGTTCAGCATCAGGTGGATCAATCCAAACAAGCTCTGGATAACGCCAAGATGAATCTAGATGCTGCACAGAGCAAGCTTTCAGCTTTTGATAACTCGGATTCTATCTCTTCTATTCAAACCCAGGCTGAATCCGCAAGCCTATCACTTGAAGATGCGACTCGCGCTTTAGAAAATTATCAAGTTAAAGCACCAGGTAACGGAGTTCTAACGGATTTCAACGTCGTGGTTGGGCAAACAGTAGCTGCTGCTGCAGGGAAAGTTGGGCAAGTTCAGCAGATTGATCCTATTAAAATCAAAACCGAGCTTACGGAAACGAATTTCCTACTTGTTAAAGGAAAGCAAGAACTCATTTACTATAATCCGGATTCGCCTGATAAAAAAGGAACAGCTAAAATTAGCTACTTGGCACCTATTATGAGTGCTGCAACAAAAACGTACACGTTAGAGCTGGAAGTTCCCAATAGTGATCATCTGCTGCAGCCTGGTAATCGATTCATGGTACAGCTTACGACTGAAACGGAAGAACAAGTGGTTGCTATTCCTACATTAAGCATCATACGTGAAGAGTCCGATACGTTCGTCTTTATTCAGCAAGGTGACCAATATCAGAAACGGAAAGTGAAGTTGGGACGCATTAACGGGGAAAATCAAGAAGTGATTGAAGGGGTCAAAGACGGTGAGAAATTGGTTACTGCCGGACAGAACACTTTGAAAGACGGACAAAAAGTAGATAGTGCTAGCACTGTGCCGCAGCCGACAACAACACCAGCAGCCAAATAG